In a genomic window of Temperatibacter marinus:
- a CDS encoding cobalamin-independent methionine synthase II family protein: MKQSTHRILTTHVGSLPRSQAVSEGVFAEEKGSLKDLNGLAETIRGAVKDVVKLQVDAGVDLVSDGEMSKISYATYIKDRISGFDGDSPRNAPADLEEYPGFLERQAKGGGTPTYRRPQCVGEIKHVNMAPLKADIDNMQAAMVDNPATEGFMNAASPGVIALFQPNNHYKTQEDYLEALAEAMRPEYEAIVAAGIILQLDSPDIGLGRHMMFKDKPDSEYQKLAETHIEALNYATRNIPADKMRLHVCWGNYEGPHHCDADMDLVLPVALKAKPQALLFESSNPRHAHEWTVFRDADIPEDKILIPGVIDSTTNFIEHPKLVAERLCRFAAIVGRERVIAGTDCGFSTFAGFGAVDEDIVYGKLAAMAEGAQLATKQLWS; encoded by the coding sequence GTGAAGCAAAGTACGCATAGAATTTTAACCACACATGTGGGAAGTTTACCGCGGTCCCAGGCTGTGAGTGAAGGCGTTTTTGCTGAGGAGAAGGGCTCACTTAAAGACTTGAATGGCCTAGCAGAAACCATACGCGGTGCTGTTAAGGATGTCGTTAAGCTTCAGGTAGATGCTGGTGTTGATTTGGTTTCTGACGGTGAAATGAGCAAAATTTCATATGCTACATACATTAAGGACCGTATTTCCGGATTTGATGGCGACAGTCCGCGAAATGCTCCTGCTGATCTTGAAGAATATCCTGGTTTTCTGGAGCGACAGGCGAAAGGCGGCGGAACGCCAACATACCGAAGACCTCAATGTGTCGGAGAGATCAAGCATGTGAATATGGCCCCCTTAAAGGCAGATATTGATAATATGCAGGCGGCAATGGTAGACAATCCTGCGACAGAAGGTTTTATGAATGCAGCTTCACCAGGTGTCATTGCCCTTTTCCAGCCGAATAATCATTACAAGACCCAAGAGGACTATCTCGAAGCTTTGGCTGAGGCAATGCGCCCAGAGTATGAAGCTATTGTAGCGGCAGGGATAATCTTGCAACTGGATAGCCCAGACATTGGTTTAGGGCGGCATATGATGTTTAAAGATAAGCCAGATAGTGAATACCAAAAACTGGCGGAAACACATATTGAGGCGTTGAATTATGCCACAAGGAATATTCCTGCGGACAAGATGCGACTGCATGTTTGTTGGGGAAATTACGAAGGACCGCATCATTGTGACGCTGACATGGATCTTGTATTGCCTGTAGCATTAAAGGCGAAACCACAAGCGCTTTTATTTGAATCGTCAAATCCGCGTCATGCTCATGAATGGACCGTGTTTAGAGATGCGGACATTCCTGAAGATAAAATTCTTATCCCTGGCGTGATTGACAGCACGACTAATTTTATTGAGCACCCCAAATTGGTTGCAGAACGTCTCTGTCGTTTTGCCGCTATTGTCGGAAGAGAACGCGTCATCGCAGGGACTGACTGTGGGTTCTCGACTTTTGCTGGGTTCGGCGCTGTAGATGAAGATATTGTATACGGTAAATTGGCCGCTATGGCTGAGGGGGCTCAACTGGCAACTAAGCAGCTTTGGTCGTAG
- a CDS encoding LacI family DNA-binding transcriptional regulator produces the protein MPEVKKNTDKTDKLLEKAERHKATSYDVAELAGVSQSAVSRCFKPGASVSQKMRDRVMKAAKELGYEPNAIARSLITRRSNLVAIIISNLTNLYYPEVLAQLTQCLSDKGMRVLLFALESESKADEVLQQIWPYQVDGVIAAAKLTDDQLSEFDKRAIPLVFYNRFYTSHAINTVCCDQAEGARQIVNDLVKAGHQSFAFIAGPSDSVVGNERQEAALKRLKQLEQENVTLINGGFSYEAGEGAVTTMHDKLGEFPDAVICVNDMCAIGAIDGLRHDFGKKVPEEVSVVGFDGVGPAGWSSYNLTTVRQPVGRMTDAAVTMLMERIEDAGMPPEKRVFAGVIIPGNSARLAED, from the coding sequence ATGCCGGAAGTAAAGAAAAATACTGATAAGACTGATAAATTACTAGAAAAAGCTGAGAGACATAAGGCGACTTCCTACGATGTTGCGGAGTTAGCAGGGGTCTCTCAGTCTGCGGTTTCGCGATGCTTCAAACCTGGGGCCAGTGTATCGCAGAAAATGCGCGACCGGGTCATGAAAGCTGCAAAGGAACTGGGCTATGAACCCAATGCCATTGCGCGAAGTCTTATAACCAGACGTTCAAATCTTGTTGCGATTATCATCTCAAACTTGACGAACCTCTATTATCCCGAAGTTCTTGCGCAACTTACACAGTGTTTATCTGATAAAGGCATGCGCGTTCTACTATTTGCTCTTGAGTCTGAAAGTAAAGCAGATGAAGTGCTTCAGCAAATTTGGCCGTATCAAGTCGACGGTGTGATTGCCGCTGCTAAATTGACAGACGATCAATTATCTGAATTTGATAAGCGGGCAATTCCTCTTGTTTTTTATAATAGATTTTATACATCCCATGCCATTAATACGGTTTGCTGTGATCAAGCTGAGGGAGCGCGGCAAATTGTTAATGATCTCGTTAAGGCGGGCCATCAATCCTTTGCATTCATAGCAGGGCCTTCAGATTCTGTTGTTGGGAATGAAAGACAAGAAGCCGCTTTGAAACGCCTTAAGCAGCTAGAGCAAGAAAATGTAACTCTTATTAATGGTGGATTTAGTTATGAGGCAGGAGAAGGGGCAGTGACCACTATGCATGATAAGCTTGGTGAGTTTCCTGATGCTGTTATCTGTGTAAATGATATGTGTGCGATTGGGGCCATAGATGGTTTGCGTCATGATTTTGGCAAGAAAGTGCCAGAAGAAGTCTCAGTTGTTGGCTTTGATGGTGTAGGGCCAGCAGGTTGGTCAAGTTATAATCTGACAACAGTGCGCCAGCCAGTGGGCCGCATGACTGACGCTGCTGTTACAATGCTAATGGAGCGTATCGAGGACGCAGGCATGCCTCCTGAAAAACGTGTTTTTGCTGGCGTTATCATTCCTGGTAATTCAGCAAGATTAGCAGAGGATTAA
- a CDS encoding tetratricopeptide repeat protein: MMHPEIQKKLLAAFEIQKKGQFDQAAQEYQSILKVEPKNVHALNLLGMIYLEQSNFENALPLIEKATRLQPNDPEAQNNLGLAYKGTGQVDKAAQAFHSSLQLAPKNPQALHNIGAINFEAGQYEEAIKLFMQAVRLNPNYFECFCLLSKAFLNLGKLDDAFGTAQRALQINSNNVGGHLAIGEALFMRSDFNQALKAFRKTVDLEPLNRAAQTKISDCLIELGKLDEAETHLKTVIENDSDYVYAIQSLGILKEQLGHFDKAATLYKQAIALAPDYAEVYYLLAQLRGRPVSEEEFQAIQSGYTASLDGTESRQFFAFALACAFDKEKDYEQSLIYMKEAQSIIAAGAPYDDQDAQGKIEEIKKATLSSFQNIKMDDKMPTPIFVFGMPRSGTSLVEQILASHGSIRGGGESTYIADMSAQASQMVRMSFPHHIRNLSREHLDILRKTYLNRLVEANGTAPYIVDKTPSNFKYLGLIKAVFPDAVLINCRRDPIDNSVSIFKLPFEASQTYAHDLSALGRYHMHYLDLMDHWQTTFGNDMLVVHYEDNIHDQEAEAKRMLDHIGLSFDDAVTRFYETDRIVKTPSASQVRQPIFKTSLKMGERYGEGLNDLLLALQS, from the coding sequence ATGATGCATCCTGAGATACAAAAAAAACTATTGGCAGCTTTTGAAATTCAAAAAAAGGGACAGTTTGATCAAGCGGCCCAAGAGTATCAATCCATCTTAAAAGTGGAGCCTAAAAACGTTCATGCCCTCAATCTTCTCGGGATGATTTATCTAGAACAAAGCAACTTTGAAAATGCCCTACCCCTTATTGAAAAAGCAACGCGCCTTCAGCCAAACGATCCGGAAGCGCAAAATAATTTAGGCCTCGCTTACAAGGGCACTGGTCAGGTCGATAAGGCTGCGCAAGCATTTCACTCATCATTGCAGCTTGCTCCAAAAAACCCACAAGCGCTGCATAATATCGGCGCTATTAATTTTGAGGCTGGACAATATGAAGAAGCTATAAAGCTTTTTATGCAGGCTGTCCGACTAAATCCCAATTATTTTGAATGCTTCTGTCTCCTATCAAAAGCCTTTCTAAATCTAGGTAAACTAGACGACGCTTTCGGCACCGCCCAACGAGCCTTGCAAATCAACTCAAATAATGTAGGCGGTCACTTAGCTATTGGCGAGGCTCTCTTCATGCGAAGTGATTTCAACCAAGCACTTAAAGCATTCAGAAAAACAGTTGACCTCGAGCCTCTTAATCGTGCTGCTCAAACAAAAATCTCTGACTGTCTTATTGAGCTAGGAAAACTCGATGAGGCTGAAACACATTTAAAGACTGTTATCGAAAACGACAGCGATTACGTATATGCCATTCAAAGCCTTGGTATTTTGAAGGAACAGCTTGGTCATTTTGACAAGGCTGCAACCCTTTATAAACAGGCAATTGCCTTAGCACCAGACTATGCAGAGGTCTATTACTTACTCGCTCAACTAAGAGGTCGCCCCGTTTCTGAGGAAGAGTTTCAGGCAATTCAGTCTGGATATACTGCCTCACTAGACGGAACTGAAAGTCGGCAATTTTTCGCTTTCGCTCTTGCTTGTGCTTTCGACAAAGAAAAGGACTATGAACAGTCCCTTATCTATATGAAAGAAGCACAAAGCATCATTGCTGCGGGCGCCCCTTACGATGACCAAGATGCACAGGGGAAAATTGAAGAAATCAAGAAGGCTACACTCTCGTCTTTCCAAAATATAAAAATGGATGACAAAATGCCTACCCCCATCTTTGTTTTTGGTATGCCGCGCTCAGGCACTAGCCTCGTGGAACAAATTCTTGCTAGTCATGGGTCCATCCGGGGGGGCGGTGAAAGCACTTACATCGCGGATATGTCTGCACAAGCCAGTCAAATGGTCAGAATGTCCTTCCCACATCATATAAGAAACCTATCCAGAGAACATCTCGATATACTGCGAAAGACTTACCTTAATAGACTCGTGGAAGCGAATGGCACCGCTCCCTACATCGTAGATAAAACCCCGAGCAATTTCAAATATTTAGGTCTAATCAAAGCAGTTTTTCCGGATGCAGTTCTGATCAATTGCAGACGCGATCCAATTGATAATAGTGTTTCAATATTTAAGCTGCCTTTTGAAGCAAGCCAAACTTATGCTCATGATTTATCTGCTCTGGGTCGATACCATATGCACTACCTTGATCTAATGGATCACTGGCAAACTACTTTTGGTAACGACATGCTTGTTGTCCATTACGAAGACAATATTCATGATCAAGAAGCAGAAGCTAAGCGTATGCTCGATCATATTGGACTTTCGTTTGATGATGCTGTCACCCGCTTTTATGAGACAGATCGGATTGTAAAAACACCCAGTGCAAGTCAAGTACGGCAGCCTATCTTTAAAACCTCTCTAAAAATGGGAGAGCGATACGGTGAAGGTCTGAACGATTTACTCTTAGCTCTTCAGTCTTAA
- a CDS encoding trimeric intracellular cation channel family protein, translating to MTITILFFWLSLAGTAVFAVSGALQALRNDMDIVGVSFIACVTGVGGGTMRDLLLGATPVAWVNDPTDIIVCVTFAGLTVVANKQIIGRRLDLLLWADAVGMALFAVLGAAKAQQYGAHPLTVILFGAMSATFGGIVRDVICNEIPVLFRKEIYITAALIGGVTLLLLPVGLDDAFKLSIAVVVSFTVRACSIVYGWSLPKYG from the coding sequence GTGACAATCACAATATTATTTTTCTGGCTTTCTCTTGCAGGGACAGCTGTTTTCGCAGTGAGTGGAGCCCTGCAGGCTCTGCGTAATGACATGGATATTGTCGGCGTCTCCTTTATAGCCTGTGTCACAGGTGTAGGCGGCGGTACAATGCGTGATCTTTTACTGGGAGCTACCCCAGTTGCTTGGGTCAATGACCCAACTGATATTATTGTTTGTGTTACTTTTGCTGGCCTAACAGTTGTTGCAAACAAACAAATTATAGGCCGACGACTTGATCTACTTCTTTGGGCTGATGCCGTTGGAATGGCTTTATTTGCTGTCCTGGGTGCGGCTAAAGCACAGCAGTACGGCGCTCACCCTCTGACAGTCATTCTGTTTGGTGCCATGAGTGCCACATTCGGCGGCATTGTAAGAGACGTTATCTGTAATGAAATTCCAGTTCTCTTTAGAAAAGAAATCTATATTACCGCAGCTCTTATCGGCGGTGTTACTCTTTTACTTCTGCCTGTGGGCCTTGATGATGCCTTCAAACTCTCAATTGCTGTTGTCGTTTCTTTTACGGTTCGGGCTTGTTCAATAGTCTACGGTTGGAGCCTTCCTAAATATGGCTGA
- a CDS encoding HpcH/HpaI aldolase family protein — protein MSDFRQRLLAGEGIIGTWVKTPSSIVCEVLALTDLDVICLDAEHAPFGRLELDQCLAISMAKGMSCLVRVPNMEASTILNALDCGATGIVAPHICTKESAEAFAKMCKFGGANGGTRGYAGSTRAAAFTTSPLSKNLEINQTETVTIAQIEDIEALECLDDIASVDGIDCLFVGRIDLTVALGAPSPMDDRVVDAVKKICAVGKKHGKIVGMFTPSTDEIPMWRDVGASVFILGSEQSFILSGAQAMKDNFSRKWEE, from the coding sequence ATGTCTGACTTTAGACAAAGATTATTAGCTGGTGAGGGCATTATCGGCACTTGGGTGAAGACGCCGTCATCTATTGTTTGTGAAGTCCTCGCATTGACAGATCTTGATGTGATATGCCTTGATGCAGAGCATGCACCTTTTGGTAGACTAGAGCTAGACCAATGTCTGGCGATTAGTATGGCGAAGGGTATGTCCTGCCTTGTTCGGGTGCCAAACATGGAGGCTTCAACGATTTTGAATGCTCTAGACTGTGGTGCAACAGGGATCGTTGCGCCTCATATCTGTACAAAAGAAAGTGCCGAGGCCTTTGCTAAAATGTGTAAATTTGGCGGTGCGAATGGCGGGACCCGAGGATATGCAGGGTCAACGCGGGCGGCTGCTTTTACGACATCTCCACTCTCAAAAAACCTTGAAATTAATCAGACAGAAACTGTCACAATCGCTCAAATTGAAGATATAGAGGCGCTAGAGTGTTTAGACGACATTGCAAGCGTAGACGGTATAGATTGTTTGTTCGTCGGGCGTATAGATTTAACAGTCGCTCTTGGTGCGCCTTCGCCGATGGATGATCGCGTCGTTGATGCAGTAAAGAAAATATGCGCAGTCGGGAAAAAGCACGGTAAAATCGTCGGCATGTTTACACCGTCAACAGATGAAATTCCTATGTGGCGTGATGTAGGGGCGAGTGTGTTTATTCTTGGTTCAGAACAGAGCTTTATTTTAAGTGGTGCTCAAGCCATGAAGGACAATTTCTCTAGAAAATGGGAAGAGTAA
- a CDS encoding ester cyclase has protein sequence MLCPHLLNKTLIAPLRNAMYNFEEMSVRHALQSTFSQDAKIQLCHPFENMACIEDLYDRAYAPLYEAIPDLERRDTLLMSGPSEDGSHWVGCCGYYTGSFEKPWLGIVPTGHQVSMRFHEFYKIEDHQIIEMQALWDIPEVMMQANCWPMSPSLGREWHVPAPAPQNGLSQIPWDAASSQSSYQTVLDMCNALGNHAEGGVEAMELGRYWHERCSWYGPSGIGTARGIKGFRNWHQIPFLNGLPDRVGDASKGYLFADGDFVGFTAWPGMSMSVSGDGWLGIAPSGQEITMRSLDFWRCENQMIRENWVLVDLLHVYHQLGVNVLHRMSEMTKARRLQFDP, from the coding sequence ATGCTCTGTCCTCATCTGCTGAATAAAACTCTTATCGCCCCTCTTCGAAATGCTATGTATAATTTTGAAGAAATGTCTGTTCGACACGCTTTGCAGTCTACCTTCTCTCAAGATGCTAAAATACAACTGTGTCATCCTTTTGAAAATATGGCGTGTATTGAAGACTTATATGACCGTGCTTATGCACCGTTATATGAAGCTATTCCAGACTTGGAGCGTCGCGATACTCTTTTAATGTCTGGTCCAAGCGAGGACGGCTCTCATTGGGTGGGATGTTGTGGCTACTATACGGGCAGCTTCGAAAAACCTTGGCTTGGGATAGTCCCTACAGGCCATCAGGTTTCCATGCGCTTTCATGAATTTTATAAAATCGAAGATCATCAAATTATAGAAATGCAGGCCCTTTGGGATATTCCAGAAGTCATGATGCAAGCAAACTGCTGGCCGATGTCCCCGAGTTTGGGAAGAGAGTGGCATGTCCCAGCCCCAGCACCTCAAAACGGTCTATCACAAATACCATGGGATGCAGCCTCCTCACAGTCCAGTTATCAGACCGTACTGGATATGTGTAATGCTCTTGGCAATCATGCAGAGGGCGGTGTTGAAGCTATGGAACTTGGGAGGTATTGGCATGAAAGATGTAGCTGGTACGGGCCAAGTGGTATTGGTACCGCACGCGGGATCAAGGGGTTTAGAAATTGGCATCAAATTCCATTTTTAAATGGATTACCGGACCGCGTAGGTGATGCGTCAAAGGGGTATTTATTCGCAGATGGTGATTTTGTTGGCTTTACCGCATGGCCAGGTATGTCAATGAGTGTATCCGGGGATGGGTGGCTTGGAATCGCGCCGTCTGGACAGGAAATTACTATGCGTAGCCTTGATTTTTGGCGCTGTGAAAATCAGATGATCCGCGAAAATTGGGTATTAGTTGATTTGCTTCATGTCTATCATCAACTGGGTGTAAATGTGCTTCACAGAATGAGCGAAATGACAAAAGCACGACGGCTTCAGTTTGATCCCTGA
- a CDS encoding SDR family NAD(P)-dependent oxidoreductase, whose amino-acid sequence MQTLKDKVAVVTGAGKGIGKACVLKLAAEGAHVIAVARTESDLQAVMAESSGSVEAWAMDVTSQAFLSKIEGLECIDILVNNAGTNRPEAFTDVSEENLDFVMNLNVKWAFLVSQAVVNVMKKAGKGGSIIHMSSQMGHVGSPNRSVYCMTKHAIEGLSKAMAVELGPENIRVNTIAPTFIETPMTKPMLENPEFMEFVNRMIPLGRIGKVDDIAAAVSYLASGSASMVTGTSLKVDGGWTAH is encoded by the coding sequence ATGCAGACGCTGAAAGATAAGGTGGCCGTTGTGACGGGTGCAGGCAAGGGTATTGGCAAAGCATGCGTTTTAAAGCTTGCAGCAGAGGGAGCTCACGTGATTGCAGTGGCAAGAACAGAGTCTGACCTGCAGGCTGTCATGGCCGAGTCATCTGGTTCTGTTGAGGCTTGGGCTATGGATGTTACATCACAAGCTTTTCTTTCAAAGATTGAAGGGCTTGAGTGTATTGACATTCTTGTTAACAATGCAGGAACGAATAGACCTGAGGCATTTACAGATGTGAGTGAAGAAAATTTAGATTTTGTTATGAATTTGAATGTGAAATGGGCTTTTCTTGTGTCGCAAGCAGTCGTCAATGTCATGAAGAAAGCTGGAAAGGGTGGTTCAATAATACATATGTCATCCCAAATGGGTCATGTCGGTTCGCCAAATAGGTCAGTATACTGTATGACGAAACATGCAATTGAAGGCTTGAGTAAAGCCATGGCTGTCGAGCTTGGACCAGAAAACATTCGTGTAAATACAATTGCGCCCACCTTTATCGAAACACCTATGACAAAGCCTATGCTTGAAAATCCTGAATTTATGGAATTTGTAAATCGGATGATTCCCCTCGGCCGGATAGGAAAGGTCGATGATATTGCAGCGGCTGTATCCTATCTAGCAAGCGGCTCTGCGAGCATGGTTACCGGTACCTCTTTAAAAGTTGATGGTGGCTGGACAGCGCATTAA
- the hisD gene encoding histidinol dehydrogenase encodes MIRYLKDGIDVEIAEATDKKVQGIVEGILEDIQKNGDAAVREYSEKFDNWSPTSYRLSAQEIKACYDEVTDQELHDIKFAQEQVRNFAQAQRDSMLDVEVETLPGVILGHKHTPMNSVGCYVPGGKYPLVASAHMSVVTAKVAGVKRVIACAPPFNGRPSPAIVVAMDLAGADEIYCFGGVQAIGAMAIGTETIAPVDFLVGPGNAFVAEAKRQLFGRVGIDLFAGPTETLVIADESVDGELCAADLLGQAEHGPNSPAVLLTNSEVLAKETMAEVERQLTELPTADIAGVAWAEYGQVIVCDTYEEMVEKADEIASEHVQVMTKDPNYFLENMTNYGALFLGEETNVSYGDKVIGTNHTLPTKKAARYTGGLWVGKFIKTCTYQRVTKEASVVVGEYCSRLCKLEGFMGHKEQADIRLRRYAGSKEKY; translated from the coding sequence ATGATCAGATATTTAAAAGATGGTATTGATGTAGAAATCGCAGAAGCAACCGATAAAAAGGTTCAAGGCATTGTTGAGGGTATTTTAGAAGATATTCAAAAAAATGGTGATGCAGCTGTTCGTGAATATTCTGAAAAATTTGATAACTGGTCTCCGACTTCTTATCGACTCAGCGCTCAAGAGATTAAAGCGTGCTATGATGAGGTAACAGACCAAGAGTTGCATGATATAAAATTTGCACAAGAACAGGTTCGCAATTTTGCTCAAGCACAACGCGATAGCATGCTTGATGTTGAAGTTGAAACACTGCCTGGGGTAATCCTTGGCCATAAACATACACCAATGAATAGTGTCGGTTGTTATGTCCCAGGCGGTAAATATCCCTTGGTTGCCTCAGCCCATATGTCTGTTGTGACGGCTAAGGTTGCAGGGGTGAAGCGGGTTATTGCTTGCGCACCGCCTTTTAATGGTCGTCCTAGCCCTGCGATTGTCGTCGCAATGGACCTTGCTGGCGCTGATGAAATATATTGTTTTGGAGGCGTTCAAGCGATCGGTGCCATGGCAATTGGTACAGAAACAATTGCGCCTGTTGATTTCCTCGTTGGTCCTGGTAATGCGTTTGTTGCAGAAGCCAAGAGGCAGCTTTTTGGTCGTGTCGGCATTGATTTATTTGCGGGTCCAACAGAAACTTTGGTCATTGCGGATGAAAGCGTGGATGGAGAACTTTGTGCAGCAGATCTTTTAGGGCAAGCAGAGCACGGTCCTAATTCGCCCGCTGTCTTGCTGACGAATAGTGAGGTACTTGCGAAGGAAACGATGGCTGAGGTTGAGCGTCAGCTCACAGAACTACCTACAGCAGATATTGCAGGCGTTGCTTGGGCCGAATATGGCCAAGTCATTGTATGCGATACATATGAGGAGATGGTAGAGAAAGCTGATGAAATAGCTTCGGAGCATGTTCAAGTAATGACAAAGGATCCAAATTATTTCCTTGAAAACATGACCAATTACGGTGCACTGTTCCTCGGTGAAGAAACAAATGTTTCTTATGGCGATAAAGTTATTGGCACAAACCATACATTGCCGACAAAGAAAGCAGCACGATATACGGGAGGTCTGTGGGTTGGTAAGTTCATTAAAACATGTACTTATCAGCGCGTAACAAAAGAGGCTTCGGTTGTTGTGGGTGAATATTGTTCGCGTTTGTGCAAACTTGAAGGCTTTATGGGTCATAAAGAACAAGCTGACATTAGACTGAGACGTTATGCCGGAAGTAAAGAAAAATACTGA
- a CDS encoding alpha/beta fold hydrolase produces the protein MTNIPLLFLPGMMCNHILWQYQIEEFGKDREVFVADFSNGSTIEDMASKALEAAPPEFIAVGLSMGGIVAFEMWKQAPKRILGMALMDTNAYADSPARKKVRERQIVEANDGALEQILIEELKPNYLAPIHRNNKKLLDQILDMGSSLGVTVFEQQSVALMHRGDQMSILSKITCPVEVLCGKEDELCPIEYHQTITSRIDGARLTVLPDCGHMSSMEAPAMVNMMLRDLLARVEGGHREAKYA, from the coding sequence ATGACCAATATACCCTTACTCTTTTTGCCGGGCATGATGTGCAATCATATCTTGTGGCAGTATCAAATTGAAGAATTCGGCAAAGATCGAGAGGTTTTTGTCGCTGATTTTTCAAATGGCTCAACTATTGAAGATATGGCAAGTAAGGCACTTGAGGCCGCCCCACCGGAATTTATCGCTGTAGGGCTATCTATGGGGGGCATTGTTGCCTTTGAAATGTGGAAGCAGGCGCCAAAGCGCATTTTAGGTATGGCTCTGATGGACACGAATGCTTATGCCGACTCACCAGCACGAAAAAAGGTACGAGAACGTCAGATTGTTGAAGCCAATGATGGTGCACTAGAGCAAATTCTAATTGAGGAATTAAAACCGAATTATCTGGCACCCATTCACCGTAACAATAAAAAATTGTTAGATCAAATTTTGGATATGGGGAGCAGTCTTGGTGTTACAGTGTTTGAGCAACAGTCGGTGGCATTGATGCACCGTGGGGATCAGATGTCAATTTTATCCAAGATTACATGCCCTGTAGAGGTTTTGTGCGGCAAAGAAGATGAGTTATGCCCAATAGAATATCATCAAACAATCACCAGCAGGATTGATGGTGCGCGTCTAACAGTTCTTCCAGATTGCGGCCATATGTCTTCCATGGAGGCTCCTGCAATGGTCAATATGATGCTGCGAGATTTATTAGCACGAGTTGAAGGAGGTCACCGTGAAGCAAAGTACGCATAG